One Fusarium poae strain DAOMC 252244 chromosome 4, whole genome shotgun sequence DNA window includes the following coding sequences:
- a CDS encoding hypothetical protein (BUSCO:40275at5125): protein MAQSNGYGSDVWTSISPYSQSPYNASPLTEYPSFGAFGVHGLPSESINRMPPPQTHQMIQPAPPPMAHQQLPLLNTNQTWPSQLTNPAPSQSYPAPPVSMAPATSAPPVEAPRLPTQHEKSRKTLTTEQKRAMCQFHEDNPGTRQADIGARFGVERSTVSKVLRHKDQYLKRDQEPENAAVKRGKGKHPDFDRTLSNYVRRQQQRGFQVSDEEIMEQARLFAHASGNQESVLNNLNSSWLQKFKQKHGIGAGKLMRRASEANIPDSARLSTLATKASDLSPVSPTGQLSPLSGSRSDEEAHADGIDFDFGYKHAESQSTTSLSSDFRDNVASSFSTGTMSPTGTFTFSPDPNVGGFPMDFQHREKRSNTFPSLNIDYVNQISCSTEPMTPRYPSSSTAPSSALESPQHELQAPFSIDTNVNSPPPVLRRSSSNSSINRSTAANSATSSTSIDSSPVSPSQEDARRAAQTLLNYIQSAGTFDPSDYLSIVQLTKKLKIHQGRPSIGGLSRIPEGDVEAPVLLSAKMEPA from the exons ATGGCCCAAAGCAACGGATATGGAAGCGATGTCTGGACGAGTATCAGTCCCTACAGCCAAAGTCCGTACAATGCCAGCCCGTTGACCGAGTATCCATCCTTTGGTGCCTTTGGCGTCCACGGACTACCATCAGAATCGATAAACCGAATGCCACCACCACAAACACACCAAATGATACAACCAGCACCACCTCCAATGGCACACCAGCAGCTTCCTCTCCTTAATACAAACCAGACCTGGCCGAGTCAGTTGACGAATCCGGCTCCTTCTCAAAGCTATCCAGCACCACCAGTATCTATGGCGCCAGCCACCAGCGCTCCACCTGTGGAAGCCCCCAGGTTACCGACACAGCACGAAAAATCGAGAAAAACCCTGACTACAGAGCAAAAGAGAGCTATGTGCCAGTTTCATGAGGACAACCCTGGTACTCGACAAGCCGATATTGGAGCCCGGTTCGGCGTTGAGAGAAG CACGGTATCGAAGGTTCTAAGACACAAGGATCAGTACTTGAAACGCGATCAAGAGCCGGAAAATGCCGCAGTGAAGCGTGGAAAAGGCAAGCATCCCGATTTCGATCGAACACTCAGCAACTACGTCAGGAGACAGCAGCAACGAGGGTTTCAGGTCAGCGACGAAGAGATCATGGAGCAGGCAAGACTATTTGCTCATGCGAGTGGTAATCAAGAGAGTGTATTGAACAACCTGAATAGCAGCTGGCTTCAAAAGTTTAAGCAAAAACATGGTATTGGGGCAGGCAAATTGATGCGGAGAGCCTCAGAAGCCAACATACCAGACAGTGCAAGACTATCGACACTTGCCACGAAGGCCAGCGACTTATCCCCCGTGTCACCAACAGGACAGCTCTCGCCCCTATCCGGAAGCAGAAGCGACGAAGAGGCACATGCCGATGGAATCGACTTCGACTTTGGTTACAAACATGCAGAATCCCAATCAACGACGTCACTATCCAGTGATTTCAGGGACAATGTTGCATCTTCGTTCTCAACAGGCACAATGAGCCCTACGGGTACGTTCACTTTCTCTCCTGATCCCAATGTGGGAGGCTTCCCAATGGATTTCCAGCACAGGGAGAAGAGGAGCAATACATTCCCATCCCTTAACATTGATTATGTGAACCAAATTTCATGCTCAACAGAGCCAATGACTCCTCGGTACCCCTCATCGTCGACTGCGCCGTCTTCAGCTCTGGAGTCACCCCAGCATGAACTGCAGGCACCATTCAGTATCGACACCAACGTCAACTCACCGCCTCCGGTACTGCgtcgcagcagcagcaactcGAGTATAAATCGCTCTACTGCAGCAAACAGTGCTACATCGTCAACCTCGATCGACTCATCTCCAGTTTCGCCGTCCCAGGAGGATGCTCGCCGAGCAGCACAGACACTGCTCAACTACATCCAATCAGCTGGCACATTTGACCCAAGCGACTATCTGTCCATCGTCCAGTTGACCAAAAAGCTCAAGATCCACCAAGGCCGACCGTCCATTGGTGGTTTGTCCCGTATCCCCGAAGGCGACGTCGAAGCACCGGTTCTTTTATCGGCCAAGATGGAACCAGCCTGA